The DNA window CGTACGGCATTTAAAGCACCTTCACAAGTCATATGAACAATATAGCCTGGACAATCCGTATAATGTAACATATCTGCAAAACGCGCAGAAGCTTCAGACTCTGTAACTTCTGGCTGTGATAAATAATGATATAAAGGTGACATATTTCCTAACGCTTTATTTTTTGCAATTAGAGAATCTATCACATCTCCATTAGTCGCATGAACTGTAACTAAACCTCCAGACTTCTTAACGACTTTCATGAGCTGGACCATTTGTCCGTCATCAATCATTAAAGCACCTTTATAAGCCATAAATGTTTTAAAGGAAGAAATACCTTCTTCTTCAATCATCTGAACGACTTCTTTTGCCACATCTTCATTAAAATCGGTTACAGCCATATGATACGAATAATCACCAATCGCTTTTTGTGATTTATCTTGCCATGTTTTTAATGCGTTATGCAATGTATCACCTTGAGTTTGCAGGATAAAATCAATAACCATTGTTGTTCCTCCATGTAATGCAGCTCGTGTTCCAGTTTCATAATCATCACTAGAATACGTTCCCATAAAAGGCATATCTAAATGCACATGAGGATCAATCCCTCCAGGAAACACTAATCTATCAGTAGCATCAATGACTTTATCGGCTTGATAATTTAAGTTTTTCCCAATAGCTACAATTTTTTCGCCTTCAGTATAGACATCAGCAATATAACTTTCGGAAGCCGTTACTACACGACCATTTTTTATAAGTATAGACATTTTATTTTTTCTTCATTAATACATAATACAACACAAAAGATACGATGAATCCTGAAAACCATGAAATCGCATAAAGCGAACTCATCGCTGGAATCCACTTCCCTCCAATAGCAACAAAAGCACCTATGAATAGTGAAATCATTGCTGCTTTATTAATCCCACTTTTTCCATAGGAATAAATTCCGTTTTCTTTATATAAATCTGCAATTTGAATTTGTTTTTTTCTAATCAAGTAATAGTCGCAAACTAAAATTGCCAAAACAGGCCCTAAAACAGCACTAACATCAATCAACAAACCTTGAATTTCATATAACAATTTCCATGGAAAAATTAATATCCCAATAATCCCAGTGATAAAACCACCACCTCTAAAGCTTATCTTTTTAGGAAATAAATTTGAAAACGCATTAGCTGGCGCAATTACATTGGCAGCAATATTAGTACTCAGTGTTGCAATGATCATAAAAATTTGCGCAATGACAACAACCCAAACACTATCAAACTTAGCAAGCAGTGCAATTGGATCCCAAGGCGCATCATTAGCAATTAGAATATCATCGAAATTAATAATTGCCGCACAGGTTACAAATATCCCAACAAAGGAATACAACATCATGGTTCCAGGCAATCCGATAAATTGACCTTTCACTTGTGCTTTTTGAGATGAAGAATACCTTGTAATATCTGCGATACTCAATGACATTGTTGCCCAAAAGCCAAGCATTGCTGTAAGCCATATTAAATACTTCCAGATTTTACTTCCGAAAGCTTCTTTATCAGTTCTAGCGGTTACATCAACAATAGAAGACGTTGATTTTGTATTTCTTAATTGAATCTGATACGCGTCATTTTCATTTAAACTTCCTATAGAAACATCTTTTTCAGACAATGTATTCCATCCTAATTCGTTTCCATTTAAAATAAGTTGATACTCACTAGCTTTTGAAACACCTTCCATATTTTTAATAGGATTAATATGAATGAAATTATTTTTGGCAGTTTCAGTATGATAAATTTCAGCAACTGGGATTTCCAACTGTTTTCCTTGTTCTAAAACAATCCCGAAACCTCCAGCATTACTATAACCCCATCCAATCAATATCAAGCCCATCACTATTAGTATTGGCGCGGAATATTCTTCAAGCCATTTAATACTTTCGGTGCCTTTCCAGATGAAATACATGTTAATGACCCAAAAAATTCCGAAGCATATAAATTGTCCGATTGAAAGTCCAATTGCAGGATCATTACCTGAAACAGCAATAAAAATGGAATATAAAGCCATTCCTCCTAACCACGTATTTACACCAAACCAACCACATGCAACCAACCCTCTAATAACCGAAGGCAAATGAATCCCTTTTATGCCAAATGATGATCGTCCAATAACCGGAAAAGGAACACCATATTTTACACCAGCATGGCCATTGAGCACCATAGGAATGGTAATGATTAAATTTGCAAGTCCGATAATGATTAAAGCTTCAATCCAATTTAAACCCGATTTAATCATATAAGATGCTAAAAGATAAGTAGGAATACACACAGCCATTCCAACCCAAATTGCAGCTAAATGCCATTTCGTCCAAGTTCTTTGATTTGAAGGCACAGGCGCTAAATCCTCACTATAAAGTGAAGAACTAGACACATCTTCTTGCAATTCTACAATATCTTTGTTCATTTAATATTTTGCCTATATAATTCTAGATTCCTGCCTGCGTAGGAATGACAATTAAGGTTATTTACAATATTCGTCAGCTATCTCAATTGCCTGAGAGATAATTTTCAACCCTTCATCTACTTCTTCTTTAGACACATTTAAAGGAGGTGCAATAAAAATCCAATTCCATCTTACAAATGTGAACATACCAAGTTCTCTAATTTTAGCAGCCATTCTATTAGTCGCTTCCATCTCATGAGGCTTTGCATTCCAAGGCGTTGTTGGTTCTTTTGTATCTCTATTTTTTACTAGCTCAATACAACCCAATAACCCTGTGTTTCTAAAGTCACCAATTGACGGATGTTTTGCTTTTAGTTTTTCAACTTCAGTTTCAATATACAATCCCATTTCGGCTGCGCGATTAACTAAGTTTTCTTCTTCGATAATTTTAATATTTTCTAATGCTGCAGCACACAAGGTTGGATGTGCAGAATATGTCAACCCAACAACCATTGGATTATCATTAAAATATTTAGCTATTTCATCTGTAACCACGACACCTCCAAGAGGCAAGTAACCAGAAGTCAAGCCTTTTGCCAAACACATAATATCTGGCGCTACTTCATGGTTATCAATTCCAAACATTTTTCCAGTACGACCAAAACCACTCATCACTTCATCATCAATCATCAGAATTCCGTACTTATCACAAAGTTCTCTAACTCGTTTCAAATACATTGGAGGATATTTCAAACATCCTGAAGAACCAGATTCGCCTTCAAATAAAATAGCAGCGACACTATCTGGGTTTTCAAACTTAACCACACGCTCTAAATGTGCCAAAGCACGCTCTCCACATTGCTCTATAGAATTAGAATTCCATGGACAACGATACGCATAAGGATTTTCGACATGAACTACATTCGGCATTGCCTGACTATCAACTGGGAATCGCCTAGGATCTCCACCAGCAGTCATAGCACCATAAGTTGCACCATGATATGCTCTGTAATGTGAGATTATTTTATGTCGACCAGTGTACATTCTTGCAAGCTTGATTGCATTTTCTATCGCTTCAGCTCCACCAAGTGTAAAAAATGTTTTAGCAAGATTTCCAGGCGTTATTTCAGCTATTTTTTTTCCAAGTTTCCCTCGAACATCTGTAGCCATTCCTGGATACACATAACTCACTTCTTGCATTTGTTTTGCTACAGCTTCGGTAATTCTCTGATTTCCGTGGCCAATATTTACATTCATCAATTGTGATGAAAAATCTAAATATTTTTTTCCATCTCTATCATAAACATAAGAGCCTTTAGCATGTGATGCATTTATAGGATTTAAACCACCTTGTTTTGCCCAAGAAAATAAAGTATAGTCTAAATTATCTTTTACAATCTGTTGATTATTCATTAAATATAAATAGTTGATTAATAATTACTTAATTATGATTATGCAAACAAATAGATTAGCTCATCCAATTTGTTTGAGCTTCAGGATTCCACTTCGTTGTGGTCTTTTTATTTTGTGTCCAAAACTCTATTGAACTACGTCCTGTAATATCGCCAACACCAAATTTTGATTCATTCCAACCACCAAAAGAAAAAGGTTCTCGAGGTACAGGAACTCCAATATTAACACCAATCATTCCTGCGCTTGCACGCTCCATAACTTGTTTTGCTAAACCTCCACTTTGCGTAAAGACAGCAGCTGCATTTCCATAATTAGAACCGTTTTCAATCTCGATAGCTTCGTCTAAATCTTTAGCTCTTATAATTGAAATCACTGGACCGAAAATTTCTTCTCTAGCCACAGACATATCTGTTGTCACATAATCTATAATTGTTGGTCCAACATAATAACCACCTTCTTTTCCTTTTACAGTTGTATTTCTACCATCTAATAAGATTTTTGCACCATTTTTTTCAGCTTCATCTATATAACCTTCAATACGCTTTTTTGCTTCCGCAGTAATAACAGAACCCAAATTATCTCCAGGCACCATAGCTTTGGCATCTTCAACCATAAGATCAATAATATGCTGTACTTTATCTACTCCAACCATAACTGAAGCAGCCATACAACGTTGTCCTGCACAGCCAGACATTGATGCTACAACATTAGAAGCTGTCATTTCCGGATTTGCATCAGGCAAGACTAGCAAATGGTTTTTCGCACCACCCAGAGCCACACAACGTTTCAAATTAGACGTCGCTCTTTTATAAACAATTTTGGCAACTTTAGTAGAACCAACAAATGAAACCGCTTCAATTTTTGGATGATCGCAAATAGCTTCTACGACTTCTTTTCCTCCATTAACAATATTAAACACTCCATTGGGAAGCCCAGCTTCTTTAAGCAATTCAGCCATTCTAACTGTGCTTAAGGGTACAAGCTCAGAAGGTTTCATAACCATTGTATTCCCTAAAACTAATGCATTCGGTAACGTCCAATGCGGAACCATATTCGGAAAATTAAAAGGTGTAATAGATGCCACAACACCAAGTGGTTTACGCTCAATTCTACATTCTACACCTTTACTAACCTCTTGCACTTCATTGACCACTATTTGTGGCATTGACACAGCAAATTCACAAAGCTCCATACTTTTTTCAACCTCAGCTTTTGCCTCGCCATAGGTTTTTCCATTTTCGAGTTGAACTAATTTTGTGAGCTCATCCATGTTTTGCTCTAATAGATTACGATATCTAAAGAATATTTGAACGCGTTCTTTAAAGGTCATACCTGACCATTCTGGAAACGCTTTTTTTGCTGCTTGAACAGCATCATCAACATCTTGAGTTGTAGATAATGGAATTGAAGAAATTTTACTGCCATCTAACGGACTTAAAACGTCCATTGCATTTTGATCATTTCTTTCGAATTTACCATCTATATAATTTTTTACTTCGGAAAGTGTATCACTTACATTCATCATCGGGTTTTCAGATTAATTTTATTAATATTTGAACAAAAAATAAGAATGTTATAGAAATTTTGCAGTTTTATTAGCAATTTCCAATAGCATTCTATCCAAATATATGAAATTAATATTTATCTCAAACAAACTATGCAGAGTATTCATTTTATGACCTCGTTGTTTTTATTAATTATATAAATGATATTTTTACTAAAATTTTAAAGATGAAAAAATTAGCCTGCTTATTAGTCTTAGCAACTTCTTTTGCTTTTTCTCAAACTTCTGCATATGAAATAGAAGTAGACAAGGATAAAAAAATCAGTAGTTTAATACATTTTACTGATAATAGCTTTGTTATATGCGCTTCAAAGCAATCCTTAGGCTACAAATCAAATGATCCAAAACTCATTAGAATAGATAGCACTTTAAATGAAATTTACACAAATAGTTTTACAGGATTCACAAATTTTTTCGATTTTTCAATTGATGGCGCTATGTTGAACAATTACAGACATAATCCGAAAATGACTGCTAGCAAGGATGCTTATTCCTATATAAATAGTCAAGGAGAAATATTAGAAATTGAAAAAGATTTACTTTCAGGAGGAGAAGAAATCAAAAACAATGGAGAACGTTTTCTAATTGATAACACACAATTTACAATTGGGACTAGAGAAGGAAAAGAGTTCTCAAAAGATGTTTACAATCAGGATGATTTTTATTTATATAAATTAAATCTTAAGACAGGAGTTGCTAAAATTCAAAAAATGAATTTCCAAGGCCCTTCAGACATGGCAAATGATGGTAAATTTTACTTTTCTCTCTTTAAGCTAACTCATGATAGTTTTACAATCAAACTAAAAAAATCTACGCGAGACGTAAAAGAAAAACTCTATACCGAAATATTCTTATTAACATTTGATTTGAATGGTAAAAAAATTAAAGAAACAAAAATCGGAGCTCCACTAAAAAACGACAAAAATACTGCGCTAAATAAAGTTTGGTATGACAAAATTGATAAAGCATTTTACAGCTATGGATTTTATCATGAGCACAAAAACGCTAACAGAAAGTGGGCTGTAACAAAATTTAAAGGCTACTACATTCAAAAATATGATATCACAGGAAAGTCTCTATGGGATATACAAGCGCCTTTTAGTTCAGATATTTTTGATGACAATCAATCAAATATGGACTGTATTTTTACCTTGAATAAAGTAAACAAAACAAGGTTATTATTTTCATATGGAAATACTGATATTGACGTATTAAACATGGTGCAAATTGATAAAAACACAGGAAAAACTATTGAAGAAAATGTTCTAGAATTCAAGTCTAGTTATAATAATCGTATCACAAATTACCCTGTAGACATTGAACATAGGATCATGAAAGACGTTTATGGCAAAAAGGTTTTTTTAGATGTAAATACGATTCAACTCCTAGCTATTCATGAAGAATTTAACACTTATATAAAACAGTTTAAAAATAGTAAAGATAAAATTCACTACAAGTCATTTATTCTTGAAGATGGATTTATTGTGTTTGAAGCAAGTAGTGATGCTAATGACTATAAATTTTTAAAATTTAATTGGTAATTTTCAAACTTCTAAAGGTGTAAACTTAAAATCTGTTCCATTAAATAATCCTTTATCACTTAACTTTAATGATGGGATTACCAATAATGCCATAAAAGACAAGGTCATATAAGGCGCATGAAGAGTACTTCCCAATTCTTTTGCCATGTTATCAAGCTCTGCATAATGCTTACCAATAGTTTCCCCATCTTGATCGCTCATAATACCAGCAACAGGAAGTGAAACAATGTTTTCTTCGGAAGCTGAAACTGCACAAATTCCGCCTTTGTTTTCAATAATCAAATTAACAGCTTTACAAATCATGTCGTCAGATACACCAACTGCGATAATATTATGAGAATCATGACCAACTGAAGACGCAATAGCACCTTCTTTAAGTCCGAAATTTTTAATAAATGCCATTGCTGGTTCATCATTATTATACCGATTAACTACAGTCATTTTCAGAATATCGTTATTGGTATTTGAAACTAAATTTCCATCTTTAATTGTTGCATTTTCAATAAGTTCATTAGTTACCAACTGACCTTCAAGCGCTTCAATCACTCTAATTCGTTTTGCTTCTGAAGACACTCTGAAATCATTAACTTGTTTCTTATTGGTATTAAAGTTATTGAGAACTTCAAATGGAATGGACTTTAATTTAGAGATTCCATTTTCACTTAATAATACACCATTAATATAGGTTTGCAAAACCTTAAACTCTTTTAGATCTTCAACCACAATACAATCTGCATCATCACCTACTCCTAATAAACCAACATCAAGATCGTAGTGTTTTACAGGATTCACACAAGCCGCTTGTAACACTTTAAACACATCAATTCCTTTTGCAACTGCTCTAGCACAAAGTTTATTAATATGATCTATAATTAAATCATCAGGATGCTTATCATCACTACAAAACATCATGTTTTCAAAATGTTCAGGCAATAAATCAATTAAGGCATCAAAATTCTTAGCTGCACTTCCTTCTCTGATAAGAACCTTCATCCCTTTTTGTAGTTTCTCTAAACCTTCAGTGTAAGTAAAACATTCATGATCTGTAGACATTCCAGCGTTTATATATTTAGTAATATCATCACCAACGACTCCAGGAGCATGACCATCTATAGGCTTACTATAATGTTTTGCCCAAGCTATTTTTTTCAAAACCTCTTCATCATCAAATAAAACACCAGGATAATTCATCATTTCGGCTAAATACTTTATCTCAGGATTTGCCATTAAGGTTTTAATATCGTTGGAATCTATGATTGCTCCTGCAGATTCAAAAGACGTTGCTGGCACGCAAGAAGGCGCTCCGAAATTGAATTTAAAAGGTGTTTTCAATCCATTTCCTATCATAAACTCCACACCTTTCACACCAAGCACATTGGCTATTTCATGAGGATCAGAAACTGTAGCAACCGTTCCGTGATTTACGGCTATTCTAGCAAATTCACTTG is part of the Psychroserpens ponticola genome and encodes:
- the ade gene encoding adenine deaminase; this encodes MKLQGQIVDIQNKRIFKGEITIENGKIVSVVEKDHNVNHYILPGFVDAHIHIESSMLVPSEFARIAVNHGTVATVSDPHEIANVLGVKGVEFMIGNGLKTPFKFNFGAPSCVPATSFESAGAIIDSNDIKTLMANPEIKYLAEMMNYPGVLFDDEEVLKKIAWAKHYSKPIDGHAPGVVGDDITKYINAGMSTDHECFTYTEGLEKLQKGMKVLIREGSAAKNFDALIDLLPEHFENMMFCSDDKHPDDLIIDHINKLCARAVAKGIDVFKVLQAACVNPVKHYDLDVGLLGVGDDADCIVVEDLKEFKVLQTYINGVLLSENGISKLKSIPFEVLNNFNTNKKQVNDFRVSSEAKRIRVIEALEGQLVTNELIENATIKDGNLVSNTNNDILKMTVVNRYNNDEPAMAFIKNFGLKEGAIASSVGHDSHNIIAVGVSDDMICKAVNLIIENKGGICAVSASEENIVSLPVAGIMSDQDGETIGKHYAELDNMAKELGSTLHAPYMTLSFMALLVIPSLKLSDKGLFNGTDFKFTPLEV
- a CDS encoding NCS1 family nucleobase:cation symporter-1, whose product is MNKDIVELQEDVSSSSLYSEDLAPVPSNQRTWTKWHLAAIWVGMAVCIPTYLLASYMIKSGLNWIEALIIIGLANLIITIPMVLNGHAGVKYGVPFPVIGRSSFGIKGIHLPSVIRGLVACGWFGVNTWLGGMALYSIFIAVSGNDPAIGLSIGQFICFGIFWVINMYFIWKGTESIKWLEEYSAPILIVMGLILIGWGYSNAGGFGIVLEQGKQLEIPVAEIYHTETAKNNFIHINPIKNMEGVSKASEYQLILNGNELGWNTLSEKDVSIGSLNENDAYQIQLRNTKSTSSIVDVTARTDKEAFGSKIWKYLIWLTAMLGFWATMSLSIADITRYSSSQKAQVKGQFIGLPGTMMLYSFVGIFVTCAAIINFDDILIANDAPWDPIALLAKFDSVWVVVIAQIFMIIATLSTNIAANVIAPANAFSNLFPKKISFRGGGFITGIIGILIFPWKLLYEIQGLLIDVSAVLGPVLAILVCDYYLIRKKQIQIADLYKENGIYSYGKSGINKAAMISLFIGAFVAIGGKWIPAMSSLYAISWFSGFIVSFVLYYVLMKKK
- the hydA gene encoding dihydropyrimidinase → MSILIKNGRVVTASESYIADVYTEGEKIVAIGKNLNYQADKVIDATDRLVFPGGIDPHVHLDMPFMGTYSSDDYETGTRAALHGGTTMVIDFILQTQGDTLHNALKTWQDKSQKAIGDYSYHMAVTDFNEDVAKEVVQMIEEEGISSFKTFMAYKGALMIDDGQMVQLMKVVKKSGGLVTVHATNGDVIDSLIAKNKALGNMSPLYHYLSQPEVTESEASARFADMLHYTDCPGYIVHMTCEGALNAVRKATQRNQKVFVETCTQYLVLDASLYENDFEGAKWVMSPPLREKKDQVALWSGINQGLVQVVGTDHCPFMWEQKKMGKNDFSKIPNGHPAVEHRMELLFSEGVNKGKISLTKYVEVSSTNAAKIFGMYPRKGTIAIGSDADVVIFDPNKEHTISVETHHMNCDYSGYEGMKVTGKTETVILRGKVAIENEDCLLKAGHGEFIKRGKTSKTVI
- a CDS encoding CoA-acylating methylmalonate-semialdehyde dehydrogenase, giving the protein MMNVSDTLSEVKNYIDGKFERNDQNAMDVLSPLDGSKISSIPLSTTQDVDDAVQAAKKAFPEWSGMTFKERVQIFFRYRNLLEQNMDELTKLVQLENGKTYGEAKAEVEKSMELCEFAVSMPQIVVNEVQEVSKGVECRIERKPLGVVASITPFNFPNMVPHWTLPNALVLGNTMVMKPSELVPLSTVRMAELLKEAGLPNGVFNIVNGGKEVVEAICDHPKIEAVSFVGSTKVAKIVYKRATSNLKRCVALGGAKNHLLVLPDANPEMTASNVVASMSGCAGQRCMAASVMVGVDKVQHIIDLMVEDAKAMVPGDNLGSVITAEAKKRIEGYIDEAEKNGAKILLDGRNTTVKGKEGGYYVGPTIIDYVTTDMSVAREEIFGPVISIIRAKDLDEAIEIENGSNYGNAAAVFTQSGGLAKQVMERASAGMIGVNIGVPVPREPFSFGGWNESKFGVGDITGRSSIEFWTQNKKTTTKWNPEAQTNWMS
- a CDS encoding aminotransferase class III-fold pyridoxal phosphate-dependent enzyme, with the protein product MNNQQIVKDNLDYTLFSWAKQGGLNPINASHAKGSYVYDRDGKKYLDFSSQLMNVNIGHGNQRITEAVAKQMQEVSYVYPGMATDVRGKLGKKIAEITPGNLAKTFFTLGGAEAIENAIKLARMYTGRHKIISHYRAYHGATYGAMTAGGDPRRFPVDSQAMPNVVHVENPYAYRCPWNSNSIEQCGERALAHLERVVKFENPDSVAAILFEGESGSSGCLKYPPMYLKRVRELCDKYGILMIDDEVMSGFGRTGKMFGIDNHEVAPDIMCLAKGLTSGYLPLGGVVVTDEIAKYFNDNPMVVGLTYSAHPTLCAAALENIKIIEEENLVNRAAEMGLYIETEVEKLKAKHPSIGDFRNTGLLGCIELVKNRDTKEPTTPWNAKPHEMEATNRMAAKIRELGMFTFVRWNWIFIAPPLNVSKEEVDEGLKIISQAIEIADEYCK